One part of the Strix aluco isolate bStrAlu1 chromosome 27, bStrAlu1.hap1, whole genome shotgun sequence genome encodes these proteins:
- the LOC141915851 gene encoding antigen WC1.1-like isoform X2, translating into MCGQGRRLRMGTEGLLSPQMLWLLLWIQLCRGAVEVRLANGGSRCAGRVEVKQQGQWGTVCSDSWDMNDAAVVCKQLGCGSAVEAPKYGHFGEGSGPIWMDDVGCNGTESALSDCTHSGWGENDCTHYYDAGVMCSGFVRLVEGKSRCSGHVQIHDGDQWKTVCASHFGPKAADVLCRELQCGAALPVPGGSPFGEGVGPIWDGELQCVGNESLLASCPRGSPRDQPRTHANSAVVSCTEYTGFRLVNGSTVCAGRVEVQVLGTWGTLCASRWDLSDAHVLCRQLNCGFAESIPGGEHFGRETGPVWRDSFHCDGTEAHLQQCPVTTLGASPCSQGNTAAVICSGSAGFQSLRLVGGGSRCDGRVEIFQDGVWGRVLDDQWDVQEASVVCRQLRCGEARTAYNPPKPERGTGPVGLRGVRCAGHEANLSLCNTSLPESALAAGVVEDVGVICGGSRWLRLVNGAGRCAGRVEIYYQGMWGTVCDDGWDLSDAAVICHQLGCGGAVEAAGSARFGEGSGQIWLDGVNCSGAEAALWDCPAGPWGQHDCGHKEDAGVICSEFMDLRLENSDGCSGRLQVFYNGTWGSVCSNSMTLNTVTLVCKELGCGDGGSLERRQPSGRVSGPAWLDRVQCGERNSSFWQCPSTPWNPQSCQDLQEETNITCNGGRPEMPLTPLAPCPNSTSCTAREKIRAVGGEDGCSGRVEVWHRGSWGTVCDNSWDMQDADVACRQLGCGRAVSALREAAFGMGMGPIWLEQVECQGTEPSLQDCWARPGDGGACLHKEDAAVRCSATPRMATSPSQAVPTRGRQTSSGRVSVPVIICIILGALLCLLLALLAGQVLSTRAARRGSRRAQEPFLEAVYEEIGYSPALEKQARFGHSGSSSEQSLTQLQPYPGISEDEDGLGSAPDVLVLPRDHPEDGYDDAREVSDPGEGEWEMPRMPEEGAGPRDAPRGVTPCSQRSAEVPGAEGDTSSLSPGSMGYDDAEEVSVAHPHEDTTAVTL; encoded by the exons ATGTGCGGACAGGGCAGGAGGCTCAGGATGGGCACAGAGGGACTCCTGTCCCCTCAGATGCTGTGGCTGCTCCTCTGGATACAGCTGTGCAGGG GTGCTGTGGAGGTGAGGCTGGCGAATGGCGGCAGTCGCTGTGCTGGGAGAGTGGAGGTGAAACAACAAGGCCAGTGGGGGACCGTGTGCAGTGACTCTTGGGACATGAATGATGCAGCAGTGGTTTgtaagcagctgggctgtgggtctGCTGTTGAAGCTCCTAAGTATGGACACTTTGGGGAAGGATCTGGCCCCATTTGGATGGATGATGTTGGCTGTAATGGCACCGAATCTGCCCTGTCTGACTGCACACACAGCGGATGGGGTGAAAATGACTGCACTCATTATTATGACGCTGGAGTGATGTGTTCAG gaTTTGTCCGTCTGGTGGAAGGGAAGAGCCGCTGCTCAGGACATGTGCAGATCCATGATGGGGACCAGTGGAAAACTGTCTGTGCTTCCCACTTTGGTCCCAAAGCTGCTGACGTGCTCTGCAGGGAGTTGCAGTGTggcgcagccctgcctgtccctggaggAAGTCCCTTTGGAGAAGGGGTGGGTCCCATCTGggatggagagctgcagtgtgtgggGAATGAATCCCTCCTCGCCTCCTGCCCCAGGGGGTCCCCCAGGGACCAGCCCCGCACCCACGCAAACAGCGCTGTTGTCAGCTGCACAG agtACACAGGGTTCAGGCTGGTGAATGGCAGCACAGTGTGTGCAGGGAGGGTGGAGGTCCAGGTGCTGGGGACGTGGGGGACCCTCTGTGCCTCGCGCTGGGATCTCTCGGATGCCCACGTTCTCTGTCGGCAACTCAACTGCGGGTTTGCTGAGTCCATTCCTGGAGGAGAGCATTTTGGGAGAGAGACTGGCCCTGTCTGGAGAGACTCATTCCACTGTGACGGGACTGAAGCCCAcctgcagcagtgcccagtgaccaCCCTGGGGGCCTCACCGTGCTCCCAAGGGAACACTGCTGCTGTCATTTGCTCAG gctcAGCCGGCTTTCAATCCCTGCGGCTGGTGGGCGGAGGGAGCCGCTGCGACGGACGAGTGGAGATCTTCCAGGATGGGGTGTGGGGCAGAGTCCTGGATGACCAGTGGGACGTGCAGGAGGCCAGCGTGGTGTGCCGGCAGCTGCGGTGTGGGGAGGCCAGGACAGCCTACAACCCCCCAAAGCCTGAGCGAGGGACAGGCCCAGTGGGGCTGCGAGGGGTGCGGTGCGCAGGGCATGAGGCCAACCTGAGTCTCTGCAACACCTCCCTGCCTGAGAGCGCGCTGGCGGCAGGGGTTGTGGAGGACGTGGGAGTCATTTGTGGGG GGAGTCGGTGGCTCCGGCTGGTGAACGGGGCCGGGCGCTGTGCAGGGAGAGTGGAGATCTACTACCAGGGCATGTGGGGGACTGTCTGCGACGATGGCTGGGACCTGTCTGATGCTGCCGTCATCTGCCACCAGCTGGGCTGCGGAGGGGCAGTGGAGGCAGCCGGCTCTGCTCGGTTCGGGGAAGGCTCCGGGCAGATCTGGCTGGATGGTGTGAACTGCTCCGGGGCCGAAGCTGCTCTCTGGGACTGCCCAGCTGGGCCCTGGGGGCAGCACGACTGTGGGCACAAAGAGGATGCGGGAGTCATCTGCTCAG AGTTCATGGACCTAAGGCTGGAGAACAGTGACGGCTGCTCTGGGCGTCTGCAGGTTTTCTACAATGGGACATGGGGGAGCGTTTGCTCCAACTCGATGACTCTCAACACGGTGACGCTGGTGTGcaaggagctgggctgtggggatggAGGATCCCTGGAAAGACGCCAGCCCTCTGGTAGGGTGTCTGGCCCTGCCTGGCTGGATCGCGTGCAGTGTGGGGAGAGAAACAGCTCCTTCTGGCAGTGTCCCTCCACTCCCTGGAACCCACAGTCATGCCAAGACCTGCAAGAGGAGACCAACATCACCTGCAATG GGGGACGCCCAGAAATGCCCCTGACCCCGTTGGCCCCGTGCCCCAACTCCACGAGCTGCACAG CCAGGGAGAAGATTCGTGCTGTGGGCGGTGAGGACGGGTGCTCGGGCAGAGTGGAGGTCTGGCACCGTGGCTCCTGGGGGACGGTGTGTGACAACTCCTGGGACATGCAGGATGCCGATGTAGcatgcaggcagctgggctgtggcCGTGCAGTGTCTGCCTTGCGTGAGGCTGCAtttgggatggggatgggccCCATCTGGCTGGAACAGGTGGAGTGCCAGGGGACGGAGCCGTCCCTGCAGGACTGCTGGGCCCGGCCTGGGGACGGCGGTGCTTGCTTGCATAAGGAAGATGCTGCCGTGCGCTGCTCAG ctaCACCCAGGATGGCAACATCCCCATCCCAAGCAG TTCCCACCCGAGGCCGTCAGACCAGCAGCGGAAGAGTCTCAGTGCCCGTCATCATCTGCATCATCCTGGGGGCccttctctgcctgctcctggccctCTTGGCTGGGCAAGTGCTGAGCACCAGGGCTGCGCGCAGAG GCTCCAGGAGAGCTCAGGAGCCCTTCCTTGAGGCTGTGTATGAGGAGATTGGTTACAGCCCAGCTTTGGAGAAGCAGGCCAGGTTTGGTCACTCAG gctcctctTCAGAGCAGTCCCTGACCCAGCTGCAGCCCTACCCTGGGATCAGTGAGGACGAGGATGGTCTGGGATCAGCACCAG aTGTCCTTGTCCTGCCCAGAGATCACCCAGAAGATGGCTACGATGATGCCAGAGAGGTTTCTGATCCGGGGGAGGGAGAGTGGGAAATGCCCAGGATGCCAGAGGAGGGAGCAGGCCCCAGGGATGCACCCAGAG GGGTCACCCCATGCTCCCAGAGAAGTGCCGAGGTCCCTGGAGCTGAAGGAGACACCTCATCTCTGTCCCCGGGGAGCATGGGCTATGATGATGCTGAAGAGGTGTCTGTGGCACATCCCCATGAAGACACAACAGCTGTGACACTGTAG
- the LOC141915851 gene encoding scavenger receptor cysteine-rich type 1 protein M130-like isoform X1, with translation MCGQGRRLRMGTEGLLSPQMLWLLLWIQLCRGAVEVRLADGGSRCAGRVEVKHQDQWGTVCGHYWSMNDAAVVCKQLGCGSAVGAPKYGHFGKGSGPTWMNNVGCKGTESALSDCTHSGWRKHNCIYARDAGVMCSEFVHLVEGKSRCSGRVQIHDGDQWKTVCASHFGPKAADVLCRALQCGTALPVPGGSPFGEGVGPIWDGELQCVGNESLLASCPRGSPRDQPCTQANSAVVSCTMFEGAVEVRLANGGSRCAGRVEVKQQGQWGTVCSDSWDMNDAAVVCKQLGCGSAVEAPKYGHFGEGSGPIWMDDVGCNGTESALSDCTHSGWGENDCTHYYDAGVMCSGFVRLVEGKSRCSGHVQIHDGDQWKTVCASHFGPKAADVLCRELQCGAALPVPGGSPFGEGVGPIWDGELQCVGNESLLASCPRGSPRDQPRTHANSAVVSCTEYTGFRLVNGSTVCAGRVEVQVLGTWGTLCASRWDLSDAHVLCRQLNCGFAESIPGGEHFGRETGPVWRDSFHCDGTEAHLQQCPVTTLGASPCSQGNTAAVICSGSAGFQSLRLVGGGSRCDGRVEIFQDGVWGRVLDDQWDVQEASVVCRQLRCGEARTAYNPPKPERGTGPVGLRGVRCAGHEANLSLCNTSLPESALAAGVVEDVGVICGGSRWLRLVNGAGRCAGRVEIYYQGMWGTVCDDGWDLSDAAVICHQLGCGGAVEAAGSARFGEGSGQIWLDGVNCSGAEAALWDCPAGPWGQHDCGHKEDAGVICSEFMDLRLENSDGCSGRLQVFYNGTWGSVCSNSMTLNTVTLVCKELGCGDGGSLERRQPSGRVSGPAWLDRVQCGERNSSFWQCPSTPWNPQSCQDLQEETNITCNGGRPEMPLTPLAPCPNSTSCTAREKIRAVGGEDGCSGRVEVWHRGSWGTVCDNSWDMQDADVACRQLGCGRAVSALREAAFGMGMGPIWLEQVECQGTEPSLQDCWARPGDGGACLHKEDAAVRCSATPRMATSPSQAVPTRGRQTSSGRVSVPVIICIILGALLCLLLALLAGQVLSTRAARRGSRRAQEPFLEAVYEEIGYSPALEKQARFGHSGSSSEQSLTQLQPYPGISEDEDGLGSAPDVLVLPRDHPEDGYDDAREVSDPGEGEWEMPRMPEEGAGPRDAPRGVTPCSQRSAEVPGAEGDTSSLSPGSMGYDDAEEVSVAHPHEDTTAVTL, from the exons ATGTGCGGACAGGGCAGGAGGCTCAGGATGGGCACAGAGGGACTCCTGTCCCCTCAGATGCTGTGGCTGCTCCTCTGGATACAGCTGTGCAGGG GTGCTGTGGAGGTGAGGCTGGCGGATGGCGGCAGTCGCTGTGCTGGGAGAGTGGAGGTGAAACACCAGGACCAGTGGGGAACCGTGTGTGGTCACTACTGGAGCATGAATGATGCAGCAGTGGTTTgtaagcagctgggctgtgggtctGCTGTTGGAGCTCCTAAGTATGGACACTTTGGGAAAGGATCTGGCCCAACTTGGATGAATAATGTTGGGTGTAAAGGCACCGAATCTGCCCTGTCTGACTGCACACACAGTGGATGGCGTAAACATAACTGCATTTATGCCCGTGATGCTGGAGTGATGTGTTCAG aATTTGTCCATCTGGTGGAAGGGAAGAGCCGCTGCTCAGGACGTGTGCAGATCCATGATGGGGACCAGTGGAAAACTGTCTGTGCTTCCCACTTTGGTCCCAAAGCTGCTGACGTGCTCTGCAGGGCGTTGCAGtgtggcacagccctgcctgtccctggaggAAGTCCCTTTGGAGAAGGGGTGGGTCCCATCTGggatggagagctgcagtgtgtgggGAATGAATCCCTCCTCGCCTCCTGCCCCAGGGGGTCCCCCAGGGACCAGCCCTGCACCCAAGCAAACAGCGCTGTTGTCAGCTGCACAA TGTTTGAAGGTGCTGTGGAGGTGAGGCTGGCGAATGGCGGCAGTCGCTGTGCTGGGAGAGTGGAGGTGAAACAACAAGGCCAGTGGGGGACCGTGTGCAGTGACTCTTGGGACATGAATGATGCAGCAGTGGTTTgtaagcagctgggctgtgggtctGCTGTTGAAGCTCCTAAGTATGGACACTTTGGGGAAGGATCTGGCCCCATTTGGATGGATGATGTTGGCTGTAATGGCACCGAATCTGCCCTGTCTGACTGCACACACAGCGGATGGGGTGAAAATGACTGCACTCATTATTATGACGCTGGAGTGATGTGTTCAG gaTTTGTCCGTCTGGTGGAAGGGAAGAGCCGCTGCTCAGGACATGTGCAGATCCATGATGGGGACCAGTGGAAAACTGTCTGTGCTTCCCACTTTGGTCCCAAAGCTGCTGACGTGCTCTGCAGGGAGTTGCAGTGTggcgcagccctgcctgtccctggaggAAGTCCCTTTGGAGAAGGGGTGGGTCCCATCTGggatggagagctgcagtgtgtgggGAATGAATCCCTCCTCGCCTCCTGCCCCAGGGGGTCCCCCAGGGACCAGCCCCGCACCCACGCAAACAGCGCTGTTGTCAGCTGCACAG agtACACAGGGTTCAGGCTGGTGAATGGCAGCACAGTGTGTGCAGGGAGGGTGGAGGTCCAGGTGCTGGGGACGTGGGGGACCCTCTGTGCCTCGCGCTGGGATCTCTCGGATGCCCACGTTCTCTGTCGGCAACTCAACTGCGGGTTTGCTGAGTCCATTCCTGGAGGAGAGCATTTTGGGAGAGAGACTGGCCCTGTCTGGAGAGACTCATTCCACTGTGACGGGACTGAAGCCCAcctgcagcagtgcccagtgaccaCCCTGGGGGCCTCACCGTGCTCCCAAGGGAACACTGCTGCTGTCATTTGCTCAG gctcAGCCGGCTTTCAATCCCTGCGGCTGGTGGGCGGAGGGAGCCGCTGCGACGGACGAGTGGAGATCTTCCAGGATGGGGTGTGGGGCAGAGTCCTGGATGACCAGTGGGACGTGCAGGAGGCCAGCGTGGTGTGCCGGCAGCTGCGGTGTGGGGAGGCCAGGACAGCCTACAACCCCCCAAAGCCTGAGCGAGGGACAGGCCCAGTGGGGCTGCGAGGGGTGCGGTGCGCAGGGCATGAGGCCAACCTGAGTCTCTGCAACACCTCCCTGCCTGAGAGCGCGCTGGCGGCAGGGGTTGTGGAGGACGTGGGAGTCATTTGTGGGG GGAGTCGGTGGCTCCGGCTGGTGAACGGGGCCGGGCGCTGTGCAGGGAGAGTGGAGATCTACTACCAGGGCATGTGGGGGACTGTCTGCGACGATGGCTGGGACCTGTCTGATGCTGCCGTCATCTGCCACCAGCTGGGCTGCGGAGGGGCAGTGGAGGCAGCCGGCTCTGCTCGGTTCGGGGAAGGCTCCGGGCAGATCTGGCTGGATGGTGTGAACTGCTCCGGGGCCGAAGCTGCTCTCTGGGACTGCCCAGCTGGGCCCTGGGGGCAGCACGACTGTGGGCACAAAGAGGATGCGGGAGTCATCTGCTCAG AGTTCATGGACCTAAGGCTGGAGAACAGTGACGGCTGCTCTGGGCGTCTGCAGGTTTTCTACAATGGGACATGGGGGAGCGTTTGCTCCAACTCGATGACTCTCAACACGGTGACGCTGGTGTGcaaggagctgggctgtggggatggAGGATCCCTGGAAAGACGCCAGCCCTCTGGTAGGGTGTCTGGCCCTGCCTGGCTGGATCGCGTGCAGTGTGGGGAGAGAAACAGCTCCTTCTGGCAGTGTCCCTCCACTCCCTGGAACCCACAGTCATGCCAAGACCTGCAAGAGGAGACCAACATCACCTGCAATG GGGGACGCCCAGAAATGCCCCTGACCCCGTTGGCCCCGTGCCCCAACTCCACGAGCTGCACAG CCAGGGAGAAGATTCGTGCTGTGGGCGGTGAGGACGGGTGCTCGGGCAGAGTGGAGGTCTGGCACCGTGGCTCCTGGGGGACGGTGTGTGACAACTCCTGGGACATGCAGGATGCCGATGTAGcatgcaggcagctgggctgtggcCGTGCAGTGTCTGCCTTGCGTGAGGCTGCAtttgggatggggatgggccCCATCTGGCTGGAACAGGTGGAGTGCCAGGGGACGGAGCCGTCCCTGCAGGACTGCTGGGCCCGGCCTGGGGACGGCGGTGCTTGCTTGCATAAGGAAGATGCTGCCGTGCGCTGCTCAG ctaCACCCAGGATGGCAACATCCCCATCCCAAGCAG TTCCCACCCGAGGCCGTCAGACCAGCAGCGGAAGAGTCTCAGTGCCCGTCATCATCTGCATCATCCTGGGGGCccttctctgcctgctcctggccctCTTGGCTGGGCAAGTGCTGAGCACCAGGGCTGCGCGCAGAG GCTCCAGGAGAGCTCAGGAGCCCTTCCTTGAGGCTGTGTATGAGGAGATTGGTTACAGCCCAGCTTTGGAGAAGCAGGCCAGGTTTGGTCACTCAG gctcctctTCAGAGCAGTCCCTGACCCAGCTGCAGCCCTACCCTGGGATCAGTGAGGACGAGGATGGTCTGGGATCAGCACCAG aTGTCCTTGTCCTGCCCAGAGATCACCCAGAAGATGGCTACGATGATGCCAGAGAGGTTTCTGATCCGGGGGAGGGAGAGTGGGAAATGCCCAGGATGCCAGAGGAGGGAGCAGGCCCCAGGGATGCACCCAGAG GGGTCACCCCATGCTCCCAGAGAAGTGCCGAGGTCCCTGGAGCTGAAGGAGACACCTCATCTCTGTCCCCGGGGAGCATGGGCTATGATGATGCTGAAGAGGTGTCTGTGGCACATCCCCATGAAGACACAACAGCTGTGACACTGTAG
- the LOC141915851 gene encoding antigen WC1.1-like isoform X3 — protein MCGQGRRLRMGTEGLLSPQMLWLLLWIQLCRGFVRLVEGKSRCSGHVQIHDGDQWKTVCASHFGPKAADVLCRELQCGAALPVPGGSPFGEGVGPIWDGELQCVGNESLLASCPRGSPRDQPRTHANSAVVSCTEYTGFRLVNGSTVCAGRVEVQVLGTWGTLCASRWDLSDAHVLCRQLNCGFAESIPGGEHFGRETGPVWRDSFHCDGTEAHLQQCPVTTLGASPCSQGNTAAVICSGSAGFQSLRLVGGGSRCDGRVEIFQDGVWGRVLDDQWDVQEASVVCRQLRCGEARTAYNPPKPERGTGPVGLRGVRCAGHEANLSLCNTSLPESALAAGVVEDVGVICGGSRWLRLVNGAGRCAGRVEIYYQGMWGTVCDDGWDLSDAAVICHQLGCGGAVEAAGSARFGEGSGQIWLDGVNCSGAEAALWDCPAGPWGQHDCGHKEDAGVICSEFMDLRLENSDGCSGRLQVFYNGTWGSVCSNSMTLNTVTLVCKELGCGDGGSLERRQPSGRVSGPAWLDRVQCGERNSSFWQCPSTPWNPQSCQDLQEETNITCNGGRPEMPLTPLAPCPNSTSCTAREKIRAVGGEDGCSGRVEVWHRGSWGTVCDNSWDMQDADVACRQLGCGRAVSALREAAFGMGMGPIWLEQVECQGTEPSLQDCWARPGDGGACLHKEDAAVRCSATPRMATSPSQAVPTRGRQTSSGRVSVPVIICIILGALLCLLLALLAGQVLSTRAARRGSRRAQEPFLEAVYEEIGYSPALEKQARFGHSGSSSEQSLTQLQPYPGISEDEDGLGSAPDVLVLPRDHPEDGYDDAREVSDPGEGEWEMPRMPEEGAGPRDAPRGVTPCSQRSAEVPGAEGDTSSLSPGSMGYDDAEEVSVAHPHEDTTAVTL, from the exons ATGTGCGGACAGGGCAGGAGGCTCAGGATGGGCACAGAGGGACTCCTGTCCCCTCAGATGCTGTGGCTGCTCCTCTGGATACAGCTGTGCAGGG gaTTTGTCCGTCTGGTGGAAGGGAAGAGCCGCTGCTCAGGACATGTGCAGATCCATGATGGGGACCAGTGGAAAACTGTCTGTGCTTCCCACTTTGGTCCCAAAGCTGCTGACGTGCTCTGCAGGGAGTTGCAGTGTggcgcagccctgcctgtccctggaggAAGTCCCTTTGGAGAAGGGGTGGGTCCCATCTGggatggagagctgcagtgtgtgggGAATGAATCCCTCCTCGCCTCCTGCCCCAGGGGGTCCCCCAGGGACCAGCCCCGCACCCACGCAAACAGCGCTGTTGTCAGCTGCACAG agtACACAGGGTTCAGGCTGGTGAATGGCAGCACAGTGTGTGCAGGGAGGGTGGAGGTCCAGGTGCTGGGGACGTGGGGGACCCTCTGTGCCTCGCGCTGGGATCTCTCGGATGCCCACGTTCTCTGTCGGCAACTCAACTGCGGGTTTGCTGAGTCCATTCCTGGAGGAGAGCATTTTGGGAGAGAGACTGGCCCTGTCTGGAGAGACTCATTCCACTGTGACGGGACTGAAGCCCAcctgcagcagtgcccagtgaccaCCCTGGGGGCCTCACCGTGCTCCCAAGGGAACACTGCTGCTGTCATTTGCTCAG gctcAGCCGGCTTTCAATCCCTGCGGCTGGTGGGCGGAGGGAGCCGCTGCGACGGACGAGTGGAGATCTTCCAGGATGGGGTGTGGGGCAGAGTCCTGGATGACCAGTGGGACGTGCAGGAGGCCAGCGTGGTGTGCCGGCAGCTGCGGTGTGGGGAGGCCAGGACAGCCTACAACCCCCCAAAGCCTGAGCGAGGGACAGGCCCAGTGGGGCTGCGAGGGGTGCGGTGCGCAGGGCATGAGGCCAACCTGAGTCTCTGCAACACCTCCCTGCCTGAGAGCGCGCTGGCGGCAGGGGTTGTGGAGGACGTGGGAGTCATTTGTGGGG GGAGTCGGTGGCTCCGGCTGGTGAACGGGGCCGGGCGCTGTGCAGGGAGAGTGGAGATCTACTACCAGGGCATGTGGGGGACTGTCTGCGACGATGGCTGGGACCTGTCTGATGCTGCCGTCATCTGCCACCAGCTGGGCTGCGGAGGGGCAGTGGAGGCAGCCGGCTCTGCTCGGTTCGGGGAAGGCTCCGGGCAGATCTGGCTGGATGGTGTGAACTGCTCCGGGGCCGAAGCTGCTCTCTGGGACTGCCCAGCTGGGCCCTGGGGGCAGCACGACTGTGGGCACAAAGAGGATGCGGGAGTCATCTGCTCAG AGTTCATGGACCTAAGGCTGGAGAACAGTGACGGCTGCTCTGGGCGTCTGCAGGTTTTCTACAATGGGACATGGGGGAGCGTTTGCTCCAACTCGATGACTCTCAACACGGTGACGCTGGTGTGcaaggagctgggctgtggggatggAGGATCCCTGGAAAGACGCCAGCCCTCTGGTAGGGTGTCTGGCCCTGCCTGGCTGGATCGCGTGCAGTGTGGGGAGAGAAACAGCTCCTTCTGGCAGTGTCCCTCCACTCCCTGGAACCCACAGTCATGCCAAGACCTGCAAGAGGAGACCAACATCACCTGCAATG GGGGACGCCCAGAAATGCCCCTGACCCCGTTGGCCCCGTGCCCCAACTCCACGAGCTGCACAG CCAGGGAGAAGATTCGTGCTGTGGGCGGTGAGGACGGGTGCTCGGGCAGAGTGGAGGTCTGGCACCGTGGCTCCTGGGGGACGGTGTGTGACAACTCCTGGGACATGCAGGATGCCGATGTAGcatgcaggcagctgggctgtggcCGTGCAGTGTCTGCCTTGCGTGAGGCTGCAtttgggatggggatgggccCCATCTGGCTGGAACAGGTGGAGTGCCAGGGGACGGAGCCGTCCCTGCAGGACTGCTGGGCCCGGCCTGGGGACGGCGGTGCTTGCTTGCATAAGGAAGATGCTGCCGTGCGCTGCTCAG ctaCACCCAGGATGGCAACATCCCCATCCCAAGCAG TTCCCACCCGAGGCCGTCAGACCAGCAGCGGAAGAGTCTCAGTGCCCGTCATCATCTGCATCATCCTGGGGGCccttctctgcctgctcctggccctCTTGGCTGGGCAAGTGCTGAGCACCAGGGCTGCGCGCAGAG GCTCCAGGAGAGCTCAGGAGCCCTTCCTTGAGGCTGTGTATGAGGAGATTGGTTACAGCCCAGCTTTGGAGAAGCAGGCCAGGTTTGGTCACTCAG gctcctctTCAGAGCAGTCCCTGACCCAGCTGCAGCCCTACCCTGGGATCAGTGAGGACGAGGATGGTCTGGGATCAGCACCAG aTGTCCTTGTCCTGCCCAGAGATCACCCAGAAGATGGCTACGATGATGCCAGAGAGGTTTCTGATCCGGGGGAGGGAGAGTGGGAAATGCCCAGGATGCCAGAGGAGGGAGCAGGCCCCAGGGATGCACCCAGAG GGGTCACCCCATGCTCCCAGAGAAGTGCCGAGGTCCCTGGAGCTGAAGGAGACACCTCATCTCTGTCCCCGGGGAGCATGGGCTATGATGATGCTGAAGAGGTGTCTGTGGCACATCCCCATGAAGACACAACAGCTGTGACACTGTAG